TGCTTTTGGAGCCACTACAgtcgaaaagaaaaaaaaaggcctccAGACAGAGCAATTATGGTTTTATTTACAATCCCCGTTCCTACAACTTGTCTTTTCTCCATCTGccatttttcttcctctctttctctccactttGTGATCATCGATCAGATTAGAGAACTTCCTCGTGTGACGCATCTCGCACTGAAAACTTCATTGCCAAATGGTAATTGTGGGCGGCAAACAATTGGACGTGAAAGATACTGTGGCattaaagggataattcacaaacacaacaattaaaTCATGGATTTATGTGGAAGGGGATATCCCTTCTGGGGTTTGTGTAAAACCCAGCACTTTAAAATTGATGAGTATGAATCTTTTATTTGATCTTAATGATAGCCTGCTGCCAGGCAAATCATTCTCGAAAAGATTTTCATGTGAAATGTGCTCAACGAACCACCCAACAGAGATGGTTTTACCAGCCACAGAGAGGTGATTACGCCGGAATAAAGTGTGAGAATACAGATGAACTtaatgtttgcttttctttcacatTCAGGGAACAGCCGACGGAATCCACCTTTGAAGTGGTGGAgtgcaaaaagaaaagctgttgcccaacaacaaacaaagggcACATTGTCTGGAGCCGACAGCTGACATGCATAGCAGCAGAGCATTCACAGAATGCAAAACATGTTCATACGAACAATGGAGCCACTGATCTGCTCATGTAAACTCTGCATTTGACCCATACATTTCAAAACTGGATCATCCAACTGCAATATTTGTCTTTAGGGGAAAATAGGTGGCAACAatccccaaacacacacttgcagacaTAATAAACTTGAAGCTCTTTCAGTCTCCATGCAGGTATCTGCCTGATAAAGGAACAACATGGTGGTTGATGCAAAAGTTCTCATTTTGCACACTTTCATTCTTCATTTGTGGAGGTTTTTTGGTTTTACTGGGCAAGATAGAGATCAAATGATCCTCCTGTTACGTGAGACGAGCTCAAGCGCATCttcaatcaatttttttttctgtgagcaTTGTCAGGCCCTGCTCATAATGTGATCATCATGTGTCTCATAAAATacactgtataaaaaaaaaacctgacttTCCATGTGTGAAACTAAAAAAGCATCTGTGCGCCCCCAGGTGGTGGCCCAAGGGCTTTGTTAAAATCGTCAATTTGCATGTGCTTCAAacggggcacacacacacaaagtataaAACTGGTCTTTTATTACAAtgttatatacaaaataaagttgtaatatgcCTATGAGGCTGGAGTTTAAAGAGGATTTGTTGTTAACATAAATATCGAACTGAAAcgaaaaaaaatcaacattttctttgaacTTTGGACAAAGAGAACAGTATAGGAAAGACAAGACATGGTGAACAGACAGTTAACATTATTAAACAGACAATGGTGTCCTGCACAGAAACTTATATCCACATGAAAAAACTCAAAGGAACTTCATCTTTTACTTTCTGTATTTCTGATGTTTTACTGTCCACTGAGGCCTCTGACCCACCATGGAACTATTCACTTCTGTCTGACAAGCTGCTTTTCAGTGGGTTTTCTCCAACAAATCCATCCGCAGACTGAGCCAATGTCAAAACACCAATGTTACTGAGAAACTCACTGCTAAAGGCACTGTTACAGTTAAAGCATTAAAACATCAACAATTTGGAAATTGAGGAAACGGTTAACAATTATTGTCACATAGAAAATTCAGGGATCAGGTGCTCCATGTTGAACCAAACTGTCAAACCGCCTTTACTGAAACTGACATGAAACATTTCATATCACTGTTCTAAAGTACTAGCACCAACAAAATTACCAGGATAAAGACTTGTTACGTATATCATTTGTTAAATAATGTTACTCTTTAGTATATTTAACACAGTGATGccaaatgaatgaatgcagcTCAATACACAGATACAAAGGTTCTAGTTTTTCTGAACTACAGACAAACAGGGCATGGGATCCTGAGCTCATGAACAATCATGTGCCAGCCTTTAGGCGATGTATTGAGTTTCAGAAACCATTGACCAGATTAGCTTTTTCCTCCATCTGTTTATCCACCGCTTGGTCCATAGCCTCTAGAAACCTCTCGAGAGTCACTGTCGGTGACTGCGGGCAAATAAAACTGCATTAAAAAACGATACAACTCTGTTTCACACGAGCACTCTGTGGGAGAAAATCAAATACTTACCCTCACAAACAGTGCATGGGCCAGAAATGGTAACTTCCTGAGAGCTCTTCCGCTCAAACCTTTGCTTTTtctggaaatgaaaagaaaaacaaaacggTAGCCTCTGGCTAGTTCACTTCTCACTGTCACTTGATGTACTGAGCACAGGACCGAGATCTGGGTGCTATTGCATCAAGTGAGGTTGTACTCACAGAGCCAAGTTCCTCAGGTTCAGGCTGTGTTCAGACACCTCGCTCTTAGCAAACCCCATCGTCTCCAGCTCAAACATGGTAAACAGCTGCTGCCGGGGGTAGATGATCTGGCACTGCATATATTCACATCATgaggcacagacacaaaatCACACTATTTAATCAAACGTTTTGCTTCTGCATCGTTGTTGTTTGTGACTATTTTCTGCAGCCTGATAACAgcgctgtgttgttgtgatgtgtttACTTAACTGAATGTTTGTACCTGAAGCAATTACACTTCATACATGCAAGGCACCTTAAACTTTGAATGAGGTTGAGTTTGTGAGCAGAATGCACTTTGCTACAACTTTCTCAggattatttctatttttatacattttggtGATActcattttaatgtattttgtatttgatgTCTTCTGAAGCTGTGTCATCTTGTGGTCCTGTTTTTAACTTGGAAACCTGAATCTCCCATCTGCACATGGATGTACATAATTGGATAAGAGCACAACATGACATAAAGCAGATGATGTAAACTTATTACCTTCATCAGCTCTTCGAGGCAGGAGAGGTAGATGTTGTAGATGCCCTTCTCGGACGGGGGCCCAATGTACTGCTTGATGTCAGCTCTGTCCACAAACGCCAAATCAATCTTTTCTGTGACGTTGGAGGTCGTCAAGATCACAACGTTCGAATGTCTGAAATATGAGCCCAAAGGTCAGCACcacataattaaaacaaaaatgaaagagaTTTGAATATCATGCATGTGCTTTGCTTTCTTACCGCTTGATCTGGTCCAGCTGAGTGAGGACAGAGTTGACCACTCGAATGGCGTCAGAGGGCTCAGTTCCAGCCTGGCTGGCGTTCCTTGCTGCCGTCAAACTCTCAACCTATTCTCAATCAAGTAGGTTCAATAGAGGAACAGCATCAGTCACAGGAAAATTATCTCTGGACAAGAAATAACTAACATTGTAAGACTAATCATCTTTTCTAGTGAATATGGGAGCAATACAATTTTGTCATGCTATAGATACATTAGATACATTAAAGATACCTCATCAATCAGAACAAACACCAGAGCGTCTTTGTCATCGATCAGTTGTTGGATCTTTTGAAACATCTTTGTGACCAGCTTGCCGCTCTGCAACAAAGACGCATGATAAACTACCAAAATATAATCAGTTTAATCTCGAAGATCCTTtgattattatatcatatttaaacACTAAAAAAAGGCCAGGTGTACCTCTGAGAACCACTTTGAGAATAAACTGTGGCTGTTTATCTCGACAAATTGGCCGTAAGAATACCTGCAGGGGAGAGGAGTGCATGTTAAACTGTAAAGAGCAGGTGTATTAACGGCTGAAGCTGTTTCATTAAAATGACGACCTTACCGACTTGACAGTCTGATTGACAGCTTCTGGGCAAGAGCTTTGCAAAGTGAAGTTTTCCCTGTGCCCGGGGGTCCTGAATATCACCAAACccaaaaggaaaaatctattaAGTTAGACGCCTCATCTTTGACAAGACCTCAATAAAAATGACTGTTACAAGTTGTTTACCATGGAGCAGAACAACGCGGTTCCATGAAATCAGGTTGCTATTGACATTTTTGTCTGAGAAGTAAATTGTTGTTGTGACATAATCCAGGAGCTGAAAGAAGTGAGTGAGAAAGTGTCGGTACAGTATGTATGTATTAAAAAATCATGCAATCGTTTACTTTGTCTCTCAGCTTGTACGATACACAGCTGAGTACACATCTAATTACCTGGGTTTTGACTCCACTATCATAAACCAGGCTCTCCCAAATCCCATGGAATTCAGCTGTAACAAAAACAGTTATTCAAGGGAATATTCAGATAAATGGTCCGATATTATTGCATTTAAATCAGCCAAAGGTAGATGGGATCttttaagcaacataaagtgaGATGAATATAAGAAGCAAATTACAATAATGAAAGTGAATATAGACCTggtttatcattattatcataacTTTGCTGTTACACTTATGCATTACTCTCcccctttatatatatatgtatacatcaCGGTTTTCCATGACACAGTAACAGGGCTGTGGTCAGGTTTTACTTCAGGCTCCTGCTCAAGCTTCACAGAGTTGTGCTTGAGACAGAAGTGTTTGGttaaaaatattttgttgtAAACAATCTGTTAAGCAAGATTTTCCCATCATGCCGTTCCACTCCATATATGATCCTTCAGTGTTGATCGTTACCTGCAGGCAACAGCCAGTGATTTGCTGCTGAaagctcttcatcttcttccaaACTGAGCGTGCTGGGTCCATCCTCATTCAGAATGAAGACGTGAACCGAGACAGAGCAGCTTGTCAAATCAAGGGGctgagaataaaataataaattaacaaGTGCAAAGCATTTCTTTATTAATTCTATTAAAAAAAgttccaaattaaaaaaaaaaaactgacaagaGAACCCAAATAACAGACCTGTGTTGCCATCTCCTCGATATCAACTATAGACACAGACTCCACATGTTTCCTGAGAAAGTCTTCATCAAACTCCTTCCATCTGTAGTTTCCAAAAACCATGCTGTGGCGATTCAGTAGAGCCAGAACATGCATCTTCACCTCAGCGAGTTTAGCTGTGCTGAAAtatgaacaacaacagaaacatatgACAACATGCAACACAGATCTTCTGTGTAAGAATCTTACAGGACATTTTTTTACTACTTCACATTACATTCATCGAGAAATAACCTTGActgatgtgaaaatgtttatCTCGATACAATATTTTGGCTATAGGGTTCAGCCTTAGTTATAGCAGATACTGTTAAACAGAGTAGTACATTTCTAATAATCTAGAGATCCATCAGATGGTACAGTCCAGGGGCTCCTGGATCAGGGTCCAGGTTAAACAGGCATCACAGACTTGCTTTGAACCCCTGATCTCACCCACCTGTCAGATCTGACATGGACCTCCACATGGATGTCTTGTTTCTGGTTCCCCACCTCCATCCTGTCCGCCTCCATCCCTGTAAAACTGCGGACACAAAATCCAGAGCTTtaacagcagcaacagaaaGTTCAGACTCTAAAACGTCAGCTGAAAATCATCTGCGGAACCGAAACGAACTTTTGTTAATATGTTCTGTAGCTGAGTGAGTCGGCGAAGTTGTAGCTAGCTAACATAGCAAGCTAACCTCAACGCCTCTCCCTGACACTTTTTTCCTCATGAATAAAATGGAAGCTATAACTTACGAGCTTTACGTTATCCGGCTTGTTGGTGACGGGATCCGCGGTCGTGTTGAATGAGCCCGGGTGGAAGCTGTCAGGTGGGTCACACAGCCGACAGCTTGTTGAATTCACCGCGCTGTTTCTCTACACCGGAAACACATCGCTGAGCTGGAGGAAGCACTTCCGGCTGCAGCTGGCTTTCCTGCAACGATTTGTTTTCAGTGCGACGTTGCCAACCGTCGCTCATCACTGGATTAAACCACCAGACAGCTACACGGGGacatggggaaaaaacacaagaagcaCAAGGCCGAGTGGAGAACAGTGGACGGTACCCGAATGCACCTTTTATCATCTGCTCTTTGACAAAACGCTTTTGTTCGAGCTAGCTTTGTGTTAGCTTGCTCAGCCTAGCCTGACGATACAATGTTGTGCTGCAATTAAATTTCCGGTTATAACGTATATCTCTGTTGTTTTCTGGGTGCGATGTTGAGATGGGGCTAAGACAACAAGTTATTTACCTCTAACATATTTGAGATTTTATTTAGCTTGTGATTAATCACATAATCAGTCAAGCACCAACGAGATGTTTGTCAACAAAGCCACACAGTAGAACACAAACTAGTCACACAGCATGGAGTATACGGTTTATTACAGACCTAAATGATTTGGCAATATTATGCTGTCTATTTAGCTTTTCATGTACCATGACACTAAACAGTACCCCCTATCATAACAATATTTACGTTGTCTCCACAAGCGTTCCAAATCCTTTCATGGATTCCTGTCTCAGCTTCCGTCTTGTTTGTTTCAATCGCAGACTATGAGGACAAGGCTCTGGAGAAGCCCCTGAAGCTCGTGCTCAAAGTTGGAGGGAGCGAGGTGACAGAGCAGTCCGGTTCGGGCCACGACTCCAGCTACTACGATGACAGATCGGACCATGAGCGAGAGCGccacaaagagaagaagaagaaaaagaaaaagaagtctGAGAAGGATAAAGACAAGTATGTGAACGACGAGGAGAGACGACGGCGAAAGGTTTGTTAACAGAAGAGCATTCATCCACCTGAGAAATGGGTCGGTGCTGTGTTTTAAAACGACCTTTTCGTTACACaggatgaaaagaggaagaagagggagcgAGAGCACAACGAATCCGAGGCAGCAGCTGCGGCTTCCGTCAACACTGGTGTCGCCGTTGAGCCTTTTACATTGTCAAAAACTATAAATATCTCTTTAGAGGTGAGTACTTTATACTATATTTAAGCCTGACAATATGACCATTACGTTTCCAATGACATTTTTCTCTCACATTTTCTTTCACTCACCCCCTATATATTTTTCATCAgcctgaagagaagaagaaaaagaaagagaggttTGAAATAGAGTCTGAAGTGGACGAGTTTCACCCCAATGTGAAGGTGGACATCGAGCAGCAGGGAGACAGACCGGTCAGAGCATGCAGGACACAACAAGGTAAGATAACACGTCCACTGGCATAATATCAGATTCCTATGGGAGGTAAACATCACTTGACATTTCAGCAATTTTCCGGTCGTGAGtctaaaatgttttcatatttgctTTTTTCCACCACAGAGAATGAGTGCACACCACGTCAACAACTGCTGGAGCACTTCTTACGTCAGCTGCAGAGGTGAGAAATGCAGATTTACTGTAATTTGTGCAAACATGTGTAACGTGGGCCCTGTTTCACCGTTTCTGAGTTAATATTCATAAAGCGGTTCATCCATAAAGCTGATATGCTAACACTAGTCACTGAAAATGAATCCTGGTATTTCGGGGGTATACCTTCTCCTGTTAATCAAACACAATCAGGCACTTACACATAATAAATGTCTTGAATCAATGTTCATATTTCCATCAAATGCTGCTCAGAACACAAAACCCTCCCACTTTGGACATTGAGCTTTCTTTTTACACAACTTTCAGGTCATTATTTCGTCTTCACATGCAACATGTCCAATGGTTTATTTGGTTTGACATGAGTGAATTTGAGCACGTACTTTGTCCAATGTGGAAAAAACcctgatttattttcataacaATCAAAAGCAAAATTTGCATTTGTTATCTGTAGACcttcagatagatagataaatggatactttattaatcccgagggaaattcagatcagtCTGATTCAGTCTGTCAGTGTGAGTATGCGTGATGTGATGGTAACTTTTTAAAGTTGAGTCCTGCTGTGGAAAGTTTTGCTGATGTATTGACTATTCAttgcaaaaaggaaaatgtgaatAGGGTTGCATTATTTCTTCTAGTGTGCcaaataaatctatatatataaatgcaaaatcTATACGTATTGATCATAGTGACCTGACAGATAATGAAAACTTCCGCATAAGAAGACAAGTCTCAACAAATCTAAAATGTGCTATTGAATATCACTGGTGCATCACTTGTCTTTCCAGGAAAGACCCCCATGGATTCTTCTCATTTCCTGTAACAGACGCGATAGCTCCTGGTTACTCAACGATCATCAAACATCCTATGGACTTCAGCAGCATTAAAGACAAGATTTTAAACAACGAGTACAACACAGTAACAGAATTCAAGGTGAAGTATATTTATatctgaatttatttttgaGAGCATCATCGACTTTGAGATTGCTGTGTTtgtaaacagtgttttcacTCATACCTGTTTGCAAACCTTTGGACCTTCAGGGGGACTTTAAACTGATGTGTGACAATGCAATGGTGTACAACCGACCAGAGACTGTGTACTATAAGGCTGCCAAGAAACTGCTACATACAGGATTCAAGATGATGAGCAAGGTAATGAGATTATATGGATGAAAGGCCAAAACACGTTTCCCCTACTATAGAGTATTTGTAGTATTAGAAACCTTACTTTCCCTATACAATTTCCCACTGTCCTATCGAatcccttttcctttcctttacTTTTCCTATCAGGCAGTTCAAGTTAagttctttccttctcttctcctctgctctgtgaaCAGGAGCGTCTGTTAGCTCTGAAACGCAGCATGTCTTTCATGCAAGACATGGATTTCACCCTGCAGGCAGCCATTTTGGGAGATGAAGACCTAACCGCTGATGAAAATCCCCCGGAGATTATCCCCATCCCAGTGGAATCAGCAAAGAAGTCCAAGAAGCAGCCAGTCAAGGACATGAAGGAAGTCAGGTATAAGTTATTTGTAATATCTCAGTTAAGTGGGAATGTTTTTCTGTACTAGGCTACCGAGGCCTTGTGATACAGCATCCTGTCAGTGTAATGATCTGGaaccattgtttgtttttcatagtTACCTGTATGAACAAGAGGGAAATGCTTGCAGCTTGACTGACAGCACAGCAGAGGAGCATGTCCTGGCTCTGGTTGAACACTCTGCAGATGAAGCCCGGGATCGCATCAACCGATACATGCCAAACTCCAAGGTTTTCAAACTCACTTATTGTGtatacacttttatttttacaaaatatgTCTCCAGTTATGGGGGTATTTTATGAGATAATGGCTAAGTAGTAGAAAGACATTCACACCCGCATTGGATGAGGATGATATTTCCAAATTTTGATTACATcaatatgtgtgtctgtgattatatatgtttttattatcattattatgtgCCTGACAATATATTGTCTCTCGTCTGTTTTTCCAGATGGGACACCTGCGCAAAGAATCAGATGGTTCTCTAATATATACCGTTGTAAATCAGCTTGATCCTGAGGCTGAAGGTTTGCTCTcattttgcttttaaatatctttcaaaacacagtgtTGTCCCATGATCTTCACAATATTAATATAATCAGTAAAAAgcattttgtcttgttttcatcagaagAGGAGACTCATAAAGTGGACCTGAGCTCTCTGTCAAATAAACTTCTGCCTGGACTAACAACGCTAGGTTTCAAAGATGACAGGAGACACAAAGGTGAAAGTGCACTCTATTATTTGATACATGTGTGACACTTAAACTCTCAAGTAACAACAATAAATATTGGCACAAAGTCTAAAGCTTATTATTGGTGTTGCTCTGTTTAGTGACCTTCCTGAGCAGTGCCtacaacacccagagccttcaGAAGAACTCAGTCTATCCAGACCTGCTGCCTGATGAGGTGGACATGCTCTATTCAGCCTATGGAGATGACACAGGGGTACAATGTGCTTTGAGGTAAGAGATATTTTTTTTAGGTTAGCCTTGGTTCTTAACTTCTCTAGAGAAAAAAGTATACTCACTGTCagccattttgtgtttttttatgactATGAAGTATACAGGAGTTTGTCAAGGGCTGTGGAAGTGCCACTAAGCATTGGGTTGATGGTCTTTTGGACAAGATGACCGCAGACGATCACACTCCAGCTATCAATCAGATCCGGCTGGTATATAAGATTTTGATTTAAGCAATTTACACAGATTATCAAAATCTGACACATCCATCACCCACTCTAAGTAAGATTTCATAGAGACATgtagtttctgtttgtgtaaattatACCTCTTTTATATTTCAGAAAAGAAACATGATGCTTAAACCTGATGAAACCAAATCCAACATTTGTGATATTCAGGTATGCTGTAgcttataaaacacaaaattgcaCTAAGTAGTATTTACTGTCGGGCTAACTCAGAGTGTTTTCCTTCAGATGGCAGATGGCACTGGCTTGGGAGAGAGCGGCTCAGTCCTGGACTTCATGTCAATGAAGAGCTATCCTGATATGTCCCTGGATATTTCCCTGCTTAACTCATTGGGTGATTATCTTCTGACAACATTTAGGCTGCATCTACATACACATTATTAATCCAGTCACACAATTAAGCTAGTAATGGAGTGAGGATAATAGTCACAGCCTAAGAGTAATGACCGTAAAATtggaaaacacattcaaaagtgaagccacgtCATCTTGTTAGGCCCCCAGTGGCTGGTTGTAATACAAGTCATAAATCCAGCCCCCCTCCATTTGAGCAAGCAgaacatgggccaaactaaaaagctAAAATACAGATCAATTTAATTATTTCCAAATTGGTTTTCTGTCAATTAAGTTAGTTTTTATCACTGGTGTTTTTTCAGGTATTAATTTCAATGATTTGTTTGGTTTAAGAATATTATATgattcttaaaataaaaaataacggGGTGAAAAGTCGCCAGTGCAAGATGGCTTAGCTCTCATCAAgaatatttttattcatttttggaCAGTTGGAGCAAATGGAGAAGCAACGACCGTCCTAATTTACTGACAATGTGAAAAGATTCATTCAGCTAAT
The DNA window shown above is from Platichthys flesus chromosome 11, fPlaFle2.1, whole genome shotgun sequence and carries:
- the trip13 gene encoding pachytene checkpoint protein 2 homolog translates to MEADRMEVGNQKQDIHVEVHVRSDSTAKLAEVKMHVLALLNRHSMVFGNYRWKEFDEDFLRKHVESVSIVDIEEMATQPLDLTSCSVSVHVFILNEDGPSTLSLEEDEELSAANHWLLPAAEFHGIWESLVYDSGVKTQLLDYVTTTIYFSDKNVNSNLISWNRVVLLHGPPGTGKTSLCKALAQKLSIRLSSRYSYGQFVEINSHSLFSKWFSESGKLVTKMFQKIQQLIDDKDALVFVLIDEVESLTAARNASQAGTEPSDAIRVVNSVLTQLDQIKRHSNVVILTTSNVTEKIDLAFVDRADIKQYIGPPSEKGIYNIYLSCLEELMKCQIIYPRQQLFTMFELETMGFAKSEVSEHSLNLRNLALKSKGLSGRALRKLPFLAHALFVRSPTVTLERFLEAMDQAVDKQMEEKANLVNGF
- the brd9 gene encoding bromodomain-containing protein 9 isoform X2; amino-acid sequence: MGKKHKKHKAEWRTVDDYEDKALEKPLKLVLKVGGSEVTEQSGSGHDSSYYDDRSDHERERHKEKKKKKKKKSEKDKDKYVNDEERRRRKDEKRKKREREHNESEAAAAASVNTGVAVEPFTLSKTINISLEPEEKKKKKERFEIESEVDEFHPNVKVDIEQQGDRPVRACRTQQENECTPRQQLLEHFLRQLQRKDPHGFFSFPVTDAIAPGYSTIIKHPMDFSSIKDKILNNEYNTVTEFKGDFKLMCDNAMVYNRPETVYYKAAKKLLHTGFKMMSKERLLALKRSMSFMQDMDFTLQAAILGDEDLTADENPPEIIPIPVESAKKSKKQPVKDMKEVSYLYEQEGNACSLTDSTAEEHVLALVEHSADEARDRINRYMPNSKMGHLRKESDGSLIYTVVNQLDPEAEEETHKVDLSSLSNKLLPGLTTLGFKDDRRHKVTFLSSAYNTQSLQKNSVYPDLLPDEVDMLYSAYGDDTGVQCALSIQEFVKGCGSATKHWVDGLLDKMTADDHTPAINQIRLKRNMMLKPDETKSNICDIQMADGTGLGESGSVLDFMSMKSYPDMSLDISLLNSLGKTVKKEPGNEESQQDFNDADKLLQEFQEAQVDRVGSRPSSNLSSLSNASERDQHHLGSPSHLGVGDQSEMVHDPYEFLQSPEPESSANS
- the brd9 gene encoding bromodomain-containing protein 9 isoform X1, translating into MGKKHKKHKAEWRTVDDYEDKALEKPLKLVLKVGGSEVTEQSGSGHDSSYYDDRSDHERERHKEKKKKKKKKSEKDKDKYVNDEERRRRKDEKRKKREREHNESEAAAAASVNTGVAVEPFTLSKTINISLEPEEKKKKKERFEIESEVDEFHPNVKVDIEQQGDRPVRACRTQQENECTPRQQLLEHFLRQLQRKDPHGFFSFPVTDAIAPGYSTIIKHPMDFSSIKDKILNNEYNTVTEFKGDFKLMCDNAMVYNRPETVYYKAAKKLLHTGFKMMSKERLLALKRSMSFMQDMDFTLQAAILGDEDLTADENPPEIIPIPVESAKKSKKQPVKDMKEVSYLYEQEGNACSLTDSTAEEHVLALVEHSADEARDRINRYMPNSKMGHLRKESDGSLIYTVVNQLDPEAEEEETHKVDLSSLSNKLLPGLTTLGFKDDRRHKVTFLSSAYNTQSLQKNSVYPDLLPDEVDMLYSAYGDDTGVQCALSIQEFVKGCGSATKHWVDGLLDKMTADDHTPAINQIRLKRNMMLKPDETKSNICDIQMADGTGLGESGSVLDFMSMKSYPDMSLDISLLNSLGKTVKKEPGNEESQQDFNDADKLLQEFQEAQVDRVGSRPSSNLSSLSNASERDQHHLGSPSHLGVGDQSEMVHDPYEFLQSPEPESSANS
- the brd9 gene encoding bromodomain-containing protein 9 isoform X3; translated protein: MGKKHKKHKAEWRTVDDYEDKALEKPLKLVLKVGGSEVTEQSGSGHDSSYYDDRSDHERERHKEKKKKKKKKSEKDKDKYVNDEERRRRKDEKRKKREREHNESEAAAAASVNTGVAVEPFTLSKTINISLEPEEKKKKKERFEIESEVDEFHPNVKVDIEQQGDRPVRACRTQQENECTPRQQLLEHFLRQLQRKDPHGFFSFPVTDAIAPGYSTIIKHPMDFSSIKDKILNNEYNTVTEFKGDFKLMCDNAMVYNRPETVYYKAAKKLLHTGFKMMSKAAILGDEDLTADENPPEIIPIPVESAKKSKKQPVKDMKEVSYLYEQEGNACSLTDSTAEEHVLALVEHSADEARDRINRYMPNSKMGHLRKESDGSLIYTVVNQLDPEAEEEETHKVDLSSLSNKLLPGLTTLGFKDDRRHKVTFLSSAYNTQSLQKNSVYPDLLPDEVDMLYSAYGDDTGVQCALSIQEFVKGCGSATKHWVDGLLDKMTADDHTPAINQIRLKRNMMLKPDETKSNICDIQMADGTGLGESGSVLDFMSMKSYPDMSLDISLLNSLGKTVKKEPGNEESQQDFNDADKLLQEFQEAQVDRVGSRPSSNLSSLSNASERDQHHLGSPSHLGVGDQSEMVHDPYEFLQSPEPESSANS